From a single Poecilia reticulata strain Guanapo linkage group LG2, Guppy_female_1.0+MT, whole genome shotgun sequence genomic region:
- the rps21 gene encoding small ribosomal subunit protein eS21, with the protein MQNDAGEFVDLYVPRKCSASNRIIGAKDHASIQINIAEVDKVTGRFNGQTKTYAICGAIRRMGESDDSILRLAKVDGVVAKNF; encoded by the exons atgcaaaacgaCGCTGGTGAATTTGTGGACCTGTACGTCCCTCGCAAATG CTCTGCGAGCAACAGAATCATCGGCGCCAAGGACCACGCCTCCATCCAGATCAACATCGCTGAG GTCGACAAAGTGACCGGCCGCTTCAACGGTCAGACCAAGACCTACGCCATCTGTGGAGCCATTCGCAGGATG GGAGAATCTGACGACTCCATCCTCAGGCTGGCCAAGGTCGACGGCGTTGTTGCAAA GAACTTCTGA